The following are encoded together in the Skermanella mucosa genome:
- a CDS encoding IS256 family transposase has product MARRKDPVIPDAILDQLLAGADAKTAFDQNGLLDQLKKALTERALKAELDHHLAGDESGNRRNGYGHKTVLTDGGSMGLSIPRDRSGTFDPALIGKYQRRFPGFDEKIISMYARGMSTREITGHLRELYGIEVSADLISTVTDAVIEEVTAWQNRPLEAIYPLVFLDAIRVKIRDEGLVRNKAIHVAIGVRADGAKEVLGLWIEQNEGAKFWLRVLNELKNRGVEDILLAVVDGLKGFPEAIAAAYPETIVQTCVVHLLRHSMEFASWKDRKAIAAALKTVYDAVDDKAAEMALSAFETGPWGEKYAAIGKAWRRAWPEVIPFFAFPREVRRILYTTNAIEALNSKLRRAVRARGHFPNDEAALKLLFLVLNRAEKDWKMPPREWTAAKAQMAVIFGDRFAKAMTA; this is encoded by the coding sequence ATGGCCCGACGCAAAGATCCTGTTATCCCTGACGCGATCCTTGACCAGCTGCTGGCTGGAGCCGATGCGAAGACGGCATTCGACCAGAACGGCCTGCTCGACCAGCTGAAGAAGGCGCTGACGGAGCGGGCGCTGAAGGCGGAGCTGGATCATCATCTGGCTGGAGATGAGAGCGGCAACCGTCGCAACGGTTACGGCCACAAGACGGTGCTGACCGATGGCGGCTCGATGGGTCTGTCCATTCCCCGCGATCGGTCGGGGACGTTCGATCCGGCGCTGATCGGCAAATACCAGCGGCGCTTCCCCGGCTTCGACGAGAAGATCATCTCAATGTACGCACGCGGCATGTCAACCCGGGAGATCACGGGACACCTGCGGGAGCTCTATGGCATCGAGGTGTCGGCCGACCTGATCTCCACGGTGACGGACGCCGTGATCGAGGAGGTGACGGCCTGGCAGAACCGGCCGCTGGAGGCGATCTACCCCCTGGTGTTCCTGGATGCCATCCGGGTCAAGATCCGCGACGAAGGTCTGGTCCGCAACAAGGCCATCCATGTCGCCATCGGCGTGCGGGCCGACGGCGCCAAGGAGGTGCTGGGCCTGTGGATCGAACAGAACGAGGGCGCCAAGTTCTGGCTGCGCGTCCTGAACGAGTTGAAGAACCGGGGTGTGGAGGACATCCTGCTGGCCGTCGTCGATGGGCTGAAAGGCTTTCCCGAGGCGATCGCGGCTGCCTATCCGGAGACGATTGTTCAGACTTGCGTCGTTCATCTGCTGCGCCACAGCATGGAGTTCGCGTCCTGGAAGGACCGCAAGGCCATCGCCGCCGCCCTGAAGACGGTCTACGACGCTGTCGACGACAAGGCCGCCGAGATGGCTCTGAGCGCCTTTGAGACCGGGCCTTGGGGCGAAAAATACGCGGCCATCGGCAAGGCTTGGCGGCGGGCGTGGCCGGAGGTCATCCCCTTCTTTGCCTTCCCGCGCGAGGTCCGGCGCATCCTTTACACGACCAATGCCATTGAAGCGTTGAACTCAAAGCTGCGCCGGGCGGTCCGGGCCAGGGGGCATTTCCCCAATGACGAGGCCGCGCTGAAGCTCCTGTTTCTCGTCTTGAACCGCGCGGAGAAAGACTGGAAGATGCCGCCCCGGGAATGGACGGCCGCCAAAGCCCAGATGGCTGTCATCTTCGGCGACCGGTTCGCAAAGGCGATGACCGCCTGA
- a CDS encoding CBS domain-containing protein, whose translation MQAKDIMTSPVITVGPDMPVAEIAALLLERRISGVPVVDADRRLVGIVSEGDLLRRVETNTERHHSRWLEVLIDRSGQAAEFVKSHGLHAHDVMSRKLVTAAPETDLGEIAELMERHRVKRVPVVEDGVPVGIVSRANLLHGLVAYKRSSAGIAAVSDPEIRTALADLLRGESWARLRHVNIVVTEGVVHLWGMVDSEDQRRALTVAAESVTGVKSVEDHLNLNWFTNQSG comes from the coding sequence ATGCAGGCCAAGGACATCATGACCTCGCCCGTGATCACGGTCGGTCCCGACATGCCGGTCGCCGAGATAGCGGCCCTGCTGCTGGAAAGGCGGATCAGCGGCGTGCCGGTGGTCGACGCCGACCGGCGGCTCGTCGGCATCGTGAGCGAGGGCGACCTGCTGCGCCGCGTCGAGACGAACACGGAGCGGCACCATTCCCGCTGGCTGGAGGTCCTGATCGACCGCAGCGGCCAGGCCGCCGAATTCGTCAAGAGCCACGGCCTCCACGCCCATGACGTGATGAGCCGGAAACTGGTGACGGCCGCCCCGGAAACCGACCTGGGCGAGATCGCCGAACTGATGGAACGCCACCGCGTCAAGCGCGTGCCGGTGGTGGAGGACGGGGTGCCGGTCGGCATCGTCAGCCGGGCCAACCTGCTGCACGGGCTGGTCGCCTACAAGCGATCGTCGGCGGGCATCGCCGCCGTCAGCGATCCGGAGATCCGCACGGCGCTGGCGGACCTGCTGCGCGGCGAATCCTGGGCCCGCCTGCGCCACGTCAATATCGTCGTGACCGAGGGGGTGGTCCACCTCTGGGGCATGGTGGACAGCGAGGACCAGCGCCGCGCCCTGACCGTGGCCGCCGAGTCCGTGACCGGCGTCAAGTCGGTGGAGGACCACCTGAACCTCAACTGGTTCACCAACCAGTCCGGGTGA
- a CDS encoding IS256 family transposase, with amino-acid sequence MNEDTSIVRLRQPEEIDDPLTALLRSGARQLLEQAIEAEVAAFLAASKDLKLADGRDRLVRHGHGPERMIQTGIGPVEVQRIKVRDRAPGPAAERIRFSSALLPRWARRTTSLDALLPILYLRGVSAGDFQEALSVLLGKDAPNLSPAVIARLKESWADDYARWQRRDLSARRYVYVWADGVYLQARMEPAAECMLVMIGATPEGKKELLGFQVGVRESAQSWRELLIDLKARGLGIAPELAVADGALGFWKALDEVFPGTRHQRCWFHKSSNVLNKVAKSLQPAVKQDLREIWMAPDLKAAEHALDTFEKKYGAKYSGAVECLTKDRDALLAFYSFPAEHWDHVRTTNPIESVFATVRHRTVRTKGALSQDTAKLMVFKLISAASRTWRRLQGENQLPKIIQGVKFRDGIEVSVPTSHSAA; translated from the coding sequence ATGAACGAAGATACCAGCATTGTCCGGCTTCGCCAGCCCGAAGAGATCGATGATCCCCTGACGGCCCTTCTCCGATCGGGAGCCCGCCAGTTGTTGGAGCAGGCCATCGAAGCCGAGGTGGCGGCTTTCCTGGCTGCCAGCAAAGACCTGAAGCTGGCCGACGGCCGGGACCGGTTGGTCCGGCATGGCCATGGACCGGAGCGCATGATCCAGACCGGGATTGGGCCGGTCGAGGTCCAGCGGATCAAGGTCCGTGATCGCGCTCCCGGTCCGGCAGCCGAGCGCATCCGGTTCAGCTCAGCCTTGCTGCCGCGCTGGGCGCGCCGGACGACCAGTCTCGACGCCCTGCTGCCAATCCTGTATCTGCGCGGCGTTTCAGCCGGTGATTTCCAGGAGGCGCTGAGCGTTCTGCTCGGCAAGGACGCGCCCAACCTGTCACCGGCGGTCATCGCGCGGCTGAAGGAGAGCTGGGCGGACGACTACGCGCGCTGGCAGCGGCGGGACCTGTCGGCCCGGCGCTACGTCTATGTCTGGGCCGACGGCGTCTACCTCCAGGCCCGCATGGAGCCTGCCGCCGAGTGCATGCTGGTGATGATCGGCGCCACGCCGGAGGGTAAAAAGGAACTGCTCGGCTTCCAGGTCGGCGTCCGCGAAAGCGCCCAGAGCTGGCGCGAACTGCTGATCGACCTGAAGGCCCGCGGGCTGGGAATCGCCCCGGAACTGGCGGTCGCCGATGGTGCTTTGGGCTTCTGGAAGGCGCTCGACGAGGTCTTCCCCGGCACGCGTCATCAGCGCTGCTGGTTTCATAAAAGTTCTAATGTTCTCAACAAGGTGGCGAAATCGCTCCAGCCCGCGGTCAAGCAGGACCTGCGGGAGATCTGGATGGCGCCCGACCTCAAGGCGGCGGAGCATGCCCTTGATACCTTCGAGAAGAAGTACGGCGCCAAGTACTCCGGTGCCGTCGAATGCCTGACCAAAGATCGTGATGCCCTGCTGGCCTTCTACAGCTTCCCGGCCGAGCATTGGGATCACGTGCGGACCACAAACCCTATAGAAAGCGTCTTCGCCACAGTCCGGCACCGGACGGTCCGCACCAAGGGGGCGCTTTCCCAGGACACTGCCAAGCTCATGGTCTTCAAGCTGATCTCGGCAGCATCCAGAACTTGGCGGCGACTTCAGGGCGAAAACCAGTTGCCCAAGATCATCCAAGGCGTCAAATTCCGCGACGGCATCGAGGTCAGCGTGCCGACATCACACAGCGCCGCCTGA
- a CDS encoding Bug family tripartite tricarboxylate transporter substrate binding protein yields the protein MTATKKFSCLQKAAAITTATLTSVIFGAMTSTAALAWEPTKSVEFIVPAGTGGGADQMARMIQGIIQKNDLMKQPIVVINKSGGAGAEGFLDVSGSNRNPHKIIITLSNLFTTPLATGVPFSWKDMTPVAMLALDNFILWVNAESPHKTAKEFADAAKSGGANSFKMGGTGSKQEDQIITAAIEQGTGATFTYIPYKGGGDVAAQLVGNHITSSVNNPIEAVSQWRAGALRPLCVFDGQRIDIKEPIADGQSWNDVPTCKESGLDVEYTMLRGIFMSPGVTADQTQFYIDLFEKVRETPDWKDFMEKGAFNTTFMVGDEFKSWLGKTETLHKTLMEKAGFLAK from the coding sequence ATGACTGCGACCAAGAAGTTTTCTTGCCTGCAGAAGGCTGCCGCAATAACGACGGCCACATTGACGAGCGTAATCTTCGGCGCGATGACCTCCACCGCAGCGCTTGCGTGGGAGCCGACCAAGTCGGTCGAGTTCATCGTCCCGGCCGGCACCGGCGGCGGCGCCGACCAGATGGCCCGGATGATCCAGGGCATCATCCAGAAGAACGACCTGATGAAGCAGCCGATCGTCGTGATCAACAAGTCGGGCGGCGCCGGCGCGGAAGGCTTCCTGGACGTTTCCGGGTCCAACCGCAACCCGCACAAGATCATCATCACCCTGTCCAACCTGTTCACCACCCCGCTGGCCACCGGCGTTCCCTTCTCCTGGAAGGACATGACCCCGGTCGCCATGCTGGCGCTCGACAACTTCATCCTCTGGGTCAACGCCGAAAGTCCCCACAAGACCGCGAAGGAATTCGCCGACGCGGCCAAGAGCGGCGGCGCCAACAGCTTCAAGATGGGCGGCACGGGATCGAAGCAGGAAGACCAGATCATCACCGCCGCGATCGAGCAGGGGACCGGCGCCACCTTCACCTACATTCCCTACAAGGGCGGCGGCGACGTCGCGGCCCAGCTGGTCGGCAACCACATCACCTCCAGCGTGAACAACCCGATCGAGGCGGTCTCCCAGTGGCGCGCCGGCGCGTTGCGTCCGCTCTGCGTCTTCGACGGCCAGCGCATCGACATCAAGGAGCCGATCGCCGACGGCCAGTCCTGGAACGACGTGCCGACCTGCAAGGAAAGCGGCCTGGACGTCGAATACACCATGCTCCGCGGCATCTTCATGTCGCCCGGCGTGACCGCCGACCAGACCCAGTTCTATATCGATCTCTTCGAGAAGGTCCGCGAGACCCCGGACTGGAAGGACTTCATGGAGAAGGGTGCCTTCAACACGACCTTCATGGTCGGCGACGAGTTCAAGTCCTGGCTCGGCAAGACCGAGACCTTGCACAAGACCCTGATGGAAAAGGCCGGCTTCCTCGCGAAGTAA
- a CDS encoding IS5 family transposase: MKLWTTCPKSQARYSDLAVETALILRTVFHQPLRQTEGLVGSLLELMGLDLPVPDHSTLTRRSRTLTMAPQAWPARGPVHLLVDSTGVKLSGPGEWLVEKHGTQRRQAWRKLHLAVDAKTGTIGASSLTSKEVDDAAELGPLLDQVDEPLGAVIADGAYDQDRVYDAVAGHSAEAAVIVPPRATAVLSASAETDPTQRDHRIQAIAEQGRMGWQRTSGYNARAGAEGTMSRYKRIIGDTLRSHTRPVQEVETRIAVTVLNRLLDLGRPDSARAA, encoded by the coding sequence GTGAAGCTCTGGACTACCTGTCCGAAAAGTCAGGCGCGCTACTCGGATCTCGCGGTCGAGACAGCGCTGATCCTCAGGACGGTTTTCCACCAGCCGCTACGCCAGACCGAAGGGCTGGTCGGCTCCCTGCTCGAGCTGATGGGGCTGGATTTGCCAGTGCCGGACCATTCGACCTTGACCCGACGATCCAGAACTCTGACGATGGCACCTCAAGCTTGGCCGGCGCGCGGACCAGTCCACCTGCTAGTCGACAGCACCGGGGTGAAGCTGAGCGGACCGGGCGAGTGGCTGGTCGAGAAGCATGGCACCCAGCGCCGCCAGGCTTGGCGTAAGCTGCATCTCGCTGTTGATGCCAAGACCGGCACGATCGGCGCCTCGAGCCTGACCAGCAAGGAGGTCGACGATGCCGCCGAACTCGGCCCCTTGCTTGACCAGGTCGACGAGCCGCTCGGCGCCGTCATTGCCGACGGCGCCTACGATCAGGATCGGGTCTACGATGCTGTGGCCGGGCACTCCGCGGAAGCCGCGGTTATCGTCCCGCCGCGCGCCACGGCCGTGCTCAGCGCCTCGGCCGAAACCGACCCGACCCAGCGCGACCACCGCATCCAGGCCATTGCCGAACAGGGCCGGATGGGGTGGCAGCGAACGTCCGGCTACAATGCGAGGGCCGGGGCGGAGGGGACGATGAGCCGATACAAGCGCATCATCGGCGACACCCTGCGCTCGCACACCCGCCCGGTCCAGGAGGTCGAAACCCGGATCGCCGTCACCGTCCTCAACCGATTGCTCGACCTCGGACGCCCGGACTCCGCCCGTGCCGCTTGA
- a CDS encoding tripartite tricarboxylate transporter permease, producing the protein MNLMHGFGVLADPMNIVYMFVGITLGVLIGVLPGLGGANGVAILLPLTFSMSPTSAIIMLSCIYWGALFGGAITSVLFNIPGEPWSVATTFDGHPMAQQGRAGEALTAAFTSSFFGAFLAVILITFLAPVIAGFALRFGPAEFFAVQLLTFCSFVGMGKESPFKVLTAMMLGFALAAVGLDTVTGQLRMTFGTVELLRGFDFLIAVIGLFGIGEILLTMEEGLAFKGKSARINPAVVLQTWKQLPKYWVTALRGSIVGCWMGITPGGATPASFMSYGLAKRFSRNGAKFGTGEIEGVVAPETAAHAAGTSALLPMLTLGIPGSPTAAVLLGGLLIWGLQPGPLLFVEQKEFVWGLIASMYLGNVVGLIVVLTTVPLFASILRIPFSIIAPIIIVICAVGAYTVHNAFMDIAVMLVFGVLGYVFKKLSYPLAPLVLALVLGDMAESSFRQAMLLSQGDLAIFWSNPLVGSIVTLALAMLFWPVISLAIGRLRGSPAAPVSVK; encoded by the coding sequence ATGAATCTGATGCATGGCTTCGGCGTTCTCGCCGACCCCATGAACATCGTCTACATGTTCGTCGGCATCACGCTGGGCGTGCTGATCGGCGTGCTGCCCGGGCTGGGCGGGGCCAACGGGGTCGCGATCCTGCTGCCGCTGACCTTCAGCATGTCGCCGACCTCGGCGATCATCATGCTGTCGTGCATCTACTGGGGAGCCCTGTTCGGCGGCGCCATCACCTCGGTGCTGTTCAACATCCCGGGCGAGCCCTGGTCGGTCGCCACCACCTTCGACGGCCATCCCATGGCCCAGCAGGGCCGCGCCGGCGAGGCGCTGACGGCGGCCTTCACCTCCTCCTTCTTCGGCGCCTTCCTGGCGGTCATCCTGATCACCTTCCTGGCCCCGGTGATCGCCGGCTTCGCGCTCCGCTTCGGGCCGGCCGAGTTCTTCGCGGTCCAGCTCCTGACCTTCTGCAGCTTCGTCGGCATGGGCAAGGAGTCGCCGTTCAAGGTGCTCACCGCCATGATGCTCGGCTTCGCCCTGGCCGCGGTCGGGCTCGACACCGTCACCGGCCAGCTGCGCATGACCTTCGGCACGGTCGAGCTGCTGCGCGGGTTCGACTTCCTGATCGCGGTCATCGGCCTGTTCGGCATCGGCGAGATCCTGCTGACCATGGAGGAGGGCCTGGCCTTCAAGGGCAAGTCGGCCAGGATCAACCCGGCGGTCGTGCTGCAGACCTGGAAGCAGCTGCCCAAGTACTGGGTCACGGCGCTGCGCGGCTCGATCGTGGGCTGCTGGATGGGCATCACGCCGGGCGGCGCCACGCCGGCCTCGTTCATGAGCTACGGCCTGGCCAAGCGCTTCTCGCGCAACGGCGCCAAGTTCGGCACCGGCGAGATCGAGGGCGTGGTGGCGCCCGAGACCGCGGCGCACGCGGCGGGCACCAGCGCGCTGCTGCCGATGCTGACGCTCGGCATCCCCGGCTCGCCGACCGCCGCGGTGCTGCTGGGCGGGCTGCTGATCTGGGGCCTGCAGCCCGGCCCGCTGCTGTTCGTCGAGCAGAAGGAGTTCGTCTGGGGCCTGATCGCCAGCATGTACCTGGGCAACGTCGTCGGCCTGATCGTGGTGCTGACCACGGTGCCGCTGTTCGCCTCGATCCTGCGCATCCCGTTCAGCATCATCGCCCCGATCATCATCGTGATCTGCGCGGTCGGCGCCTACACCGTCCACAACGCCTTCATGGACATCGCCGTCATGCTGGTGTTCGGCGTGCTGGGCTACGTCTTCAAGAAGCTGTCCTACCCGCTCGCCCCGCTGGTCCTGGCCCTGGTGCTCGGCGACATGGCCGAAAGCTCGTTCCGCCAGGCCATGCTGCTGTCCCAGGGCGACCTCGCCATCTTCTGGTCGAACCCCCTGGTCGGCTCCATCGTGACCCTCGCCCTCGCCATGCTGTTCTGGCCGGTCATCTCCCTCGCGATCGGCAGGCTCCGCGGCTCCCCGGCGGCGCCGGTCTCCGTCAAGTAA
- a CDS encoding PIN domain-containing protein, which yields MLVSLHAPERLRGGCGILWSEDMQDGMVIDGRLRIANPFSTS from the coding sequence GTGCTCGTCAGCCTCCATGCACCAGAGCGCCTCCGCGGTGGATGCGGGATACTCTGGTCGGAAGACATGCAGGACGGCATGGTCATCGACGGACGGCTGCGCATCGCCAATCCCTTCAGCACATCATGA
- a CDS encoding TerC family protein — MAELFTADVMSAFFQVLMIDLVLAGDNAVVIGLAAAGLPRDQRNKAILIGIIAATVLRIIFAGLTTQLLQIVGLLLAGGILLLWVSWKMWRELREAHERDEMDANEALADADLNHDGTVAGSRPRKTFAQAATQIVVADLSMSLDNVLAVAGAAREHPRVLIFGLALSIALMGLAATMIARLLQKHRWIAYLGLAIILYVALEMIYRGALEVWPVVNGT; from the coding sequence ATGGCCGAACTCTTCACGGCGGACGTGATGTCCGCTTTCTTCCAGGTCCTCATGATCGACCTGGTCCTGGCCGGCGACAATGCCGTGGTCATCGGCCTCGCCGCCGCCGGCCTGCCCCGCGACCAGCGGAACAAGGCGATCCTGATCGGCATCATCGCGGCGACCGTCCTCCGCATCATCTTCGCGGGGCTGACGACGCAGCTGCTGCAGATCGTGGGATTGCTGCTGGCCGGCGGAATCCTGCTGCTGTGGGTGAGCTGGAAGATGTGGCGCGAGCTGCGCGAAGCCCACGAGCGCGACGAGATGGACGCGAACGAGGCCCTGGCCGACGCGGATCTGAACCACGACGGCACCGTCGCCGGAAGCCGCCCGCGCAAGACCTTCGCCCAGGCGGCGACCCAGATCGTCGTCGCCGACCTGTCGATGTCGCTCGACAACGTCCTCGCGGTGGCCGGCGCCGCCCGGGAGCATCCCCGCGTCCTGATCTTCGGCCTGGCGCTGTCGATCGCGCTGATGGGGCTGGCGGCCACCATGATCGCGCGGCTCCTGCAGAAGCACCGCTGGATCGCCTACCTGGGCTTGGCGATCATCCTCTATGTCGCGCTGGAAATGATCTATCGCGGCGCCCTGGAGGTCTGGCCGGTGGTCAACGGTACCTGA
- a CDS encoding GntR family transcriptional regulator → MGSLKVELKPLDTSHTLKMRAYQSLKSSIEAMDPYSHRGEIRIDEREISERLGISRTPVREALILLEHEGFVRTVPRRGVVVVRKTRSEIIDMIIVWAALESMSARLFAACASDGEIAALASRLRQPFDGAEAAGEAGQAPGAADGIMEIHDAFVGASGCGMIGELTKNLRVQMRWINRLAGHAADQAARVAVLRHGMAEAIGNRDAGLAGALIRDHNLGLAGYIEKNCDFPD, encoded by the coding sequence ATGGGCAGCTTGAAAGTCGAACTCAAACCGCTGGATACCAGCCATACCCTGAAGATGCGGGCCTATCAGTCCCTGAAAAGCTCCATCGAGGCGATGGATCCGTACAGCCATCGCGGTGAGATCCGGATCGACGAGCGCGAAATCTCCGAACGGCTGGGGATCAGCCGCACGCCGGTGCGCGAGGCGCTGATCCTCCTGGAGCACGAGGGCTTCGTCCGCACGGTGCCGCGCCGGGGCGTCGTCGTGGTCCGCAAGACCCGTTCGGAAATCATCGATATGATCATCGTCTGGGCGGCGCTGGAAAGCATGTCGGCACGGCTCTTCGCGGCCTGCGCGTCGGACGGCGAGATCGCGGCGCTGGCGTCGAGGCTGCGGCAGCCCTTCGACGGGGCGGAAGCGGCGGGCGAAGCCGGACAAGCCCCCGGCGCCGCCGACGGGATCATGGAAATCCACGACGCCTTCGTCGGCGCGTCCGGCTGCGGCATGATCGGCGAGCTGACGAAGAACCTTCGCGTCCAGATGCGCTGGATCAACCGGCTGGCCGGCCACGCCGCGGACCAGGCGGCCCGGGTGGCCGTGCTGCGCCACGGGATGGCCGAGGCGATCGGGAACCGCGACGCCGGCCTGGCCGGCGCCCTGATCCGCGACCACAATCTGGGCCTCGCCGGATACATCGAAAAGAACTGCGATTTTCCCGACTGA
- a CDS encoding PEP-CTERM sorting domain-containing protein codes for MDGRQSPDGCHLRRPVRKGDDRLILNPPRQARNSRQSPGIDPGGQTNAFLLTPVTVAEVPEPGTLALIAVGGIGLGLVRHRRRQLR; via the coding sequence ATGGACGGCCGCCAAAGCCCAGATGGCTGTCATCTTCGGCGACCGGTTCGCAAAGGCGATGACCGCCTGATACTGAACCCGCCCCGCCAAGCACGGAATTCCCGACAGTCCCCCGGCATCGACCCCGGCGGGCAAACCAACGCCTTCCTGCTCACGCCGGTCACGGTCGCGGAGGTCCCGGAACCGGGAACGCTGGCACTGATCGCCGTCGGGGGCATTGGGCTGGGCTTGGTACGGCATCGCAGGCGCCAATTACGATGA
- a CDS encoding tripartite tricarboxylate transporter TctB family protein: MSQPNRNPNRNPDRNGESVVSVRTMEIVTAALFAIVAAVVMYDSSRVGAGWASDGPEAGYFPFYVGLIMFVSSGVILVTNLINRTPKAATFVERGQLKLVVSVLVPAIVFVALIWVLGIYLAAAIFIAFFMSWLGRYPVLKILPIAILIPLALFVMFEIWFLVPLPKGPVEAFLGY; this comes from the coding sequence ATGAGCCAGCCAAACAGGAACCCGAACAGGAACCCGGACAGGAACGGGGAGTCCGTCGTCTCGGTGCGGACGATGGAGATCGTCACGGCGGCGCTGTTCGCCATCGTCGCGGCGGTGGTCATGTACGACAGCTCCAGGGTCGGCGCCGGCTGGGCCAGCGACGGTCCAGAGGCCGGGTATTTTCCTTTCTACGTCGGCCTGATCATGTTCGTGTCGAGCGGGGTCATCCTGGTGACCAACCTGATCAACCGGACCCCGAAGGCGGCGACCTTCGTGGAACGCGGGCAGCTGAAGCTGGTGGTCAGCGTCCTCGTTCCGGCCATCGTCTTCGTCGCCCTGATCTGGGTGCTCGGGATCTATCTCGCGGCCGCCATCTTCATCGCCTTCTTCATGAGCTGGCTGGGCCGCTATCCGGTCCTGAAGATCCTGCCGATCGCCATCCTGATCCCGCTCGCGCTCTTCGTGATGTTCGAGATCTGGTTCCTCGTCCCGCTGCCCAAGGGCCCGGTCGAGGCATTCCTTGGCTACTGA
- a CDS encoding PEP-CTERM sorting domain-containing protein: MRRHHLLLLGILTLTPSKVLAVPTYTITDLGTLPGGDFSIGSGINARGQVTGRSNIAGSIPHAFLWDPVAGMRDLLPVDEPASPSSASVGNGINDNGQVTGWAGDLGVEHAFLWDPVAGIRDLGTLSGEAASYGNGINDSGQVTGTSPIVAGPFSFNSRAFLWDSATGMQDLGTLGGVESRGNSINDNGQVTGSSEIEFIGPTHAFLWDPTTGMRDLGTLPGEGNSEGNGINDSSQVTGTSGGHAFLWDPVTDMQDLGTLGGTFSVGNGINDSGQVTGQSTTADGADRAFVWDGTGLFNLNDLIPPGSGWTLQGGNGINDAGQITGTGIDPGGQTNAFLLTPVTVAEVPEPGTLALIAVGGIGLGLVRHRRRQNA, encoded by the coding sequence ATGCGGAGACATCACCTGCTCCTCCTGGGCATTCTTACCCTCACTCCCAGTAAAGTGCTCGCCGTCCCAACCTACACCATCACAGACCTCGGCACGCTCCCCGGCGGTGACTTCAGCATCGGTTCCGGCATCAACGCCCGCGGCCAGGTGACAGGGAGGAGCAACATCGCGGGCTCCATTCCCCATGCATTCCTATGGGACCCGGTGGCCGGCATGCGGGACCTCCTTCCCGTCGACGAGCCTGCCAGCCCCAGCAGCGCCAGTGTCGGCAACGGGATCAACGACAATGGCCAAGTGACGGGGTGGGCTGGCGACCTCGGTGTCGAGCATGCGTTCCTGTGGGACCCGGTGGCCGGTATACGGGACCTCGGAACCCTCAGCGGCGAAGCCGCCAGTTACGGCAACGGCATTAATGATAGCGGCCAAGTGACGGGAACCAGTCCCATCGTCGCAGGGCCCTTCTCCTTCAACTCTCGTGCATTCCTATGGGACTCGGCGACCGGCATGCAGGACCTCGGCACTCTGGGCGGGGTTGAAAGTCGTGGCAACAGCATCAATGACAACGGCCAAGTGACGGGAAGCAGCGAAATCGAGTTTATAGGTCCCACGCATGCGTTCCTTTGGGACCCAACAACCGGTATGCGGGACCTTGGAACCCTTCCTGGTGAAGGCAACAGCGAGGGTAATGGCATCAACGACAGCAGCCAAGTGACGGGAACCAGCGGAGGGCATGCGTTCCTGTGGGACCCGGTCACCGACATGCAAGACCTTGGCACACTGGGAGGAACCTTCAGCGTCGGCAACGGCATCAACGACAGCGGCCAGGTGACGGGACAGAGCACCACCGCAGACGGCGCCGACCGTGCGTTCGTGTGGGATGGCACGGGCTTGTTCAACCTGAACGACCTGATCCCTCCGGGGTCGGGATGGACTCTCCAGGGTGGAAACGGGATCAACGACGCCGGGCAGATCACTGGGACCGGCATCGACCCCGGCGGGCAAACCAACGCCTTCCTGCTCACGCCGGTCACGGTTGCGGAGGTCCCGGAACCGGGAACGCTGGCACTGATCGCCGTCGGGGGCATTGGGCTGGGCTTGGTGCGGCATCGCAGGCGTCAAAACGCCTAA